One Ranitomeya variabilis isolate aRanVar5 chromosome 4, aRanVar5.hap1, whole genome shotgun sequence genomic window, GGGGATTCATTGGAGCCACTACTTGGTCCTCTAGAGCTGGAGTGCAAGATATGTTACAATGGGTTTGATACTAGGCAACATCGACCTAAAGTTCTAGGTTGTGATCACCGTATGTGTGCTCGCTGTCTCAAGAAGATGGCATCAAACTGGACTCAAAGCCCACCGGCTACAATATGCTGTCCATTCTGCCGTCAAGAAACCGCATTGCCTGAGGACCTTCACCTTTTACCAGATGACAGCGGCCTGCTATCCAAACTCAGTTGTCATGAATGGATCCACAAACGTGGTTGCACTGTGGCACCAGAGGTCCTCTTGAGTCCTGGGGACTTGTGTCCTAATTCCTCCGAGTGCCTAGTCATCACCATCATGGAAGTCTCAGATGATACTCCAGAGCCTGGTGAGCAAACTCCAGTGCTAGACATCTTAAGGGTGAAGATATCATCAAGTCTAGCATGGCTACCTGGATCTTGTATTCCTCACTGCTGCGGTCCTTGCAGGCCTGTGCCACGAATCCTGCTAGGTTTCCTGTGCCTCGTGTACATTAGTTCATTGCCACTTGGTGTTTATCTCATGATGACTGGGCATCTTCTAGGCATTATCCTGGTCAGCCTAGTGCCATGCACCCTAATTCTTAGTCTTTTGTGCTATTGCTTCTGCCATGAGTTAGCTGCCTGCCTTGCTAACTAACACCAACACTGATTGTGTAAAAACTATGTCACCAGCATCCCTTCACCTTCACTGACAGTGCCAAGCCTATGCCTCTAATACACTTTGGTGTGCCAAGCCCTATACCCTACTTCCATTTGTGTCCTTCGGTATAATCCATTCATTGATTCGAATCACAAGAGTCTGTGCTTACACATTGAGAATATGACCCTCTCATCCACTCTCCCTCACCATTATTCTGCATTTACTTCAAATAATATTACCTAACAAGCATCAAATTGATATTTTCTGACAACCTCAACCCTAGAAGATATCACTAGTTGAAGGTCCATACATTGGACACTTTTTTATTCACCACGGCAATAAAGGTTGCCTTGGCCTAGGTGTTCATGAAACTAAGTGTAAAGGTAAAATTCACGACATTTCTACAAATGCAATAACAAAACTACTCAGAGaacatttctaagccaaaacccttGAGTCAAACGTGTTTCATTAACAAAGCAATTAAACATATACATCACGTTGCATGCAAGAGACTGATGAGATTAGCATAAGTATTGCTAGTACCATTCATTTTGCATAAAGTACTAATATGCAAAAGTAAGCGACATAAATGTAGACAATGGACTATATCATGCAGACTCTTGTAATTTTAAGAAAGTTACTGATACTCTCCAGAGAGTGATGATCCCGGAGTCACTTATGATAGTTCTGGTCATGCTATGTTATTAGGCAAGGGCTAAGGCTTCTCATATTTATATGTATATTCGTATATTTTATTATCCATGCTAGCAAAATGATGTTGCAGATAAAGTGAGTTTATTTTCTATTTTGTATGTGTATTTCTTATGTGAAGGTTCTCTACATCATGTTTTAATGCACAAAATTGATTTATAttcattttgaaaaaaacaaaacaaacacaagAATACCAAGGATAGTTTTTCCCCCCCCGTTTCTTATGCTTCATGATGATTTTACCATATTTTTAATCTATGTTTACACCAATATTTTGTGCCAACATTTTTGTGCATACTGTTTAAAGGCACACACGCTTTCTCTAAACCACAATCACTTGTTGAGCgaattgcaaaaaatgtttaaaaCGTACAACAAATGTGGTGTAACGCATGTATGACACTTTTGGTGCAAATTGAGGCATTATCCTGATGAATGTAATGTAAATATCCCCAAAGTCCTATAATAGTAACAACAAAGAATCTACATGAGATATTACATATTTCTACAAATAGTTTACAACACATATTTGAACAACAAGATGTATACTTCTTAATCCGCACCAAAAGCCATTCTTAAAGGTTTTCTACAAAGATAAAAAGAAGAGTGGCAGGTTCGGATAGGAAGTCCGCTCACCTTGCAGATATATGCAACTGCCAATCAATTTCAAAGCAATCAGTAACATATATCATCTGATGCCACCTCTATGTCCTTTCTAGGGCTGGCACCAATCCCTTGATAATTAATGGAAAATCAAAAATAAGGTGATATAAACCGCTGCTGACAaatccaggggtgaggtatatactTAATTTATTGATAACAGCATCAAGCAGATACCCTTATCAGGCTCACATATTCAACTTGGTGGGGCATTATCAATTTCTCACCTTTAGCAAATAGTCAGAAGGCCGTGTAACTTGGACGAGGATCACAACACATTGAAGGAACGGTCTGTCGCCTATCCCACCTGACCGTGCCTGACGAACAGAATTACATGCTATCACGCATGGGTTGGGAGATCAGATGGCCAGTCTGCGTATTATATTGCGTTCCTCGTTCGAGTTATATGGCTTTCTGACTCTTCCCTTAGATTCGTCATGACTCTTCAGCAGAGTTTATATGTTCCCTTACTTTTGGGCTCCCATAAAATGATTCTAGATTTCTCTTCCTGGAGAACAGTGTGGGAGCTCAGATGACTTCTTTAAAGTTGGGTGTAGGACAGATTCAGCAAAATATTTAGACTTCTGCTATATTCCTAGTGGCAACCAAGAAAATTCTTATTTTTCAGTGTAACGGTAAAATACAAAATATCACTCAACTCCCATAAAGGTGTGACTTTGCAATGTCACTCTTTAAAGAGGACCGTTCATAGAAGTTTTCAGGTTGAGCTGGGCACACAATGTGCTGCACAgcggaataaaacattttttttatttgtttgttttttatattttgtctCTCCATAGTAAAGATATTAGTGATCTAAGTATTTGCCATCTAATGAGTTAACTTTCGTTAAgttcaagtgggtgttatcagacagttttcactgggggcgtgtactattACATTGCCCAATcaaagcaggcagcaacacagccGCTATTACATTATGTGTCCAGTTTAACATGAAGCATTTGGAGAAAGACTCTCTTCAAATTTTAAGTACAGGgatgtgaaaaagtatttgccccgtcctgatttccttttcttttgcatgtttgtcacacttaaatgtttcagatcatcaaacaaatttaaatgtgagacaaagataacacaagtaaacacaaattgcagtttttaaatgaaggtgttTATTATGAAGGGAAAAAGATATCCAAAACTACTGGGCGctgtgtaaaaaagtgattgccccccttcAAAACATTAATAAATTAACTGTGGATTATCACATCATTGGGAAGCCAAGTTCAATTTCCTAGCCACTCCCAGGCTTGATTACTATCACACCTATtcacaatcaagaaatcacttaaacagAACCTGCCTTACaaaatgaagtagaccaaaagatcctcaaaagctagacatcaggcTGCGatacaaagaaattctggaacaaatgagaaacaaagtaattgagatctatcagtctctaaaaggttataaagccatttcaaaagctttgggactccagtgaaccacagtaagagccattatccacaaatggcaaaagcaTGGTACAGTCGGGAAttattcccaggagtggccggttgttcaaaattaccccaagagcccagtaacgactcatccaagagatcacaaaagaccccaccaacaacatccaaagaactgcaggcctcagttAAGTGTTCAGGACTCCACCATCAGAAAGACACTGGGCAGagatccaagatgaaaaccactgcggaGCAATAAGATGATATAGGCTAGTCTCAGttctgccagaaaacatcttgatgatccccatgaCTTTTGGGAGAATTCTCTATGGACTgaaaagacaaaagttgaactttttggaaggtgtatgtcccattatatctggcatagaagtaattcagcatttcagaaaaggaacatcataccaacagtaacatatggtggtggtagtgtgatgatttgggtctgttttgctgcttcaggacctggaagacgtgctgtggtaaatggaaccatgaattctgctgtctatcaaAAAATCCTGACAGAAAATGtcaggccatctgttcgtgacctcaagctgaagctcaCTTGggatatgcagcaggacaatgatccaaaatatacTAGTTAGTCCTTCTCTGAATGGCTaaataaaacaaaattaagactttggagtggcctagtcaaagtcctgaccttttctttgcctaatatttaaatttgtttggtgatctgaaactttCAAGTGTGatgaacatgcaaaagaataggaaactaggaagggggcaaacactttttcacaccactgtatgtgCCTGGAACAGTGATGCCAGGTACGGCACTTATGATTAAAAAGGTAAGTGCAGGTGGAAGATTAGCCAAAACTGCACCCACTGGCCAATGGCTGCACCATGTGGTCTCAACCTCAGGCCTCATTCATCCATTTGTGACTTTTCCTGTATGTAAAAACATACACCTTTGTTCTTACCTGTTTTGGATCAGTgtcagtttttaaagggaacctgtcacccccaaaatggaagatgagctaagcccaccggcatcaggggcttatctacagcattctggaatgctgtagataagcccctgatgccggtgggcttagctcaacttccattttgggggtgacaggttccctttaaatcatctCCTATACATTAATTTCAATCTTGGACAGCCCACGGATTTCACACTTATGTCACCCATGTGCTGTCCTTGAAATCCATGGATTCGTAGACTTGTATGGATAAATTTGATCTGAGATTTGTATCATAAATAGACATGTCTCTATTCATTACAACGGGTACGTGTTTTATCTGTGAAACATACTTATGCAACACACATGGGAAacagacatgtgaaaccggcctaaggcctcattcagacaagaGGCTGTAGAGTTTGGATCAGGAGACTGTCCTCTTCACACCGATGGGCATCATGGACTGCGAATGTGAATGCAGCCTTAAAAATTGTCAGTGCATCAGTAAATGGCACAGGTCTTGTGACAAATCGGCACtgaaaaaacacagtaaaaacacaacataTGCACACAGCCTTACATTTAGGCCAGAATAACACTTGCAGTGTTTATTATAGTCAAAGCCAGGAGTGGATTCTAAAGGAATAAGAAATATAAAGGAAGTACTTTTTCTTTATGGATCTACCTTTGGCTCAAAAAAACTGCATGTATGTTTTCTGCCAAAATTAAAAAGCATTTATCACATTTAGAAATCTCATTAAAATGATTGTTCAGTCAAAACAACTACGGTACTCATTTTAAAATACCTATTAATAAATATTAAACCTGGTGTACGTACTTTTAgattccatgtcagaatggctgtatattaAAATAAGCATTTCACGAGGTCAGCTAAAGAGCGAGATtgctcatgagtccaagtgtacTCAGTGACAACCGCCACAACCTGACAGAAGCAGCTTGTACTGAAAagtgtgagatttcagcagcagcagggaggagggacactgaggaactgcCCTCAAGAGAAGTGGGTAAAGACTGAGTTTACCGACATTCTGGAATGTATTTTTAAAGAAAGCACAGAAGATTCATAAAGTGTTATTTCTATTTAAATGTGTGCAGATTGTATTATGAATCCTGGTGACTGGTCCGCCTTAAAGGATAtgttcaatattttattttttttaattaaacgcatGTATATTTGGCTAAAATTAATATTTGCAATAGAGTTTCAATAACATTTTTGCACGGTTTGGTTTTTAAAGCTGTTTGTTTCCATGCTCATTGCTAGCTTCAGCATGAGATGGACAATGAATCCGTCCGACGGCTTCTGAAAGGGAATTTGTAActcttttaggctaagttcacgtgGATAAAGTGCTCTCCTCTCAGCACAGCGTTCCCAGATTAGGCTTTTGTGCAAGGACAGGGGTTTGATAGAGCCTAAAGTGACTTTGTTGGCCTCAAAATATTTGATTTTACTCActaatatagcgccattaattccacattgctttacagacattatcataactgtccccgatggggctcacaatctaaattccctatcagtatgtctttggagtgtgggaggaaaccagagtacccggaggaaacccacacaaacacggagagaacatacaaactccttgcagatgttgtccaaggtgggatttgagcccaggaccccagcTCTTTAAAGCAACAGTTTTAACTACTGTGAATTGTTCTATTTGAATCAGCTAAGAGAAGCTCAGGAAAACACAGCGTGAAACTCTGTCAGAACACAgtgactgacagattctcagttaactcatcctGCAGCCAGCAATAAAGTACAACACCAAGGCTgtagaaggcaaacggtgcaaaacTTTGAATGAAACTCATATGcaaacatttttttgtgcaaaatgcatgcatttaagtaTAAAAAAGCCCCAGAAGGTGTCCGTAACCTTTAACATGTAGTAGTAGAACACGGCACTCCGGACAGCAGGTGCACCAGCAGGAGCCCAATCCGTAGTATGATATCTATGGAGAACTTGACACTCAGTTGATGTAGAAAAAAAGATGATTTATTTGCAATCCACAGTGAACATATATGACGTTTCGGTCTCGGTTTAGACCTTCTTCAGCTAAACTGTGTATAAGACaagtgaaaaatagaaaaaataaataaataatgtgtaAACCGATGTACAAATGTATAATTAAGAAACAAgtctaaaaaatatatatgacaTATCCATATACCTTATAATCATGGTCGTCATGCCAAGTTCTTCATAGACATCATAACCTACATGATCATCCATTCATTTGATCCTGCAGCAGTTTGCAAGATGGATAAAAAACACTAAAGTGTGTCCTGAATAATTTCTAATGTGGGCAATTAACTAACCTGGGAGGATCTGGTCTGAGAAGTTAGCTAATGCCAAGAAAAGTGGGCACTTTTGTAATATGGATAAATGAAATATAGGGATATTATTGCCACCACTTCTTTAGGTGTCTGTAGGACTGTGCAATAACTCACCCATTCTGATGGGCATTTTAGGCTCCATAAGCCCAGTGCACATCCTTCCAAACCAACTCTGCGAGGCGAGGTGGCCAGTCTCTAGGATGTGTGAAATAGTACAAATACAGAAAATAAATatcatttatgcacaatacagtatGGACTATACACAATGGCATATTCATTTCTCAACTCTTTCTAATAAGGAACCTTTCAGATTCTTAAAAACTGATATTATAAAAATAGGAATACAGCGATGCTTCCACCTCACTATACCATAGGTGCAGCTGAAGGGCATGCTGCCCATGTTGGCTATCACAAGTTAAAATCTAATAAGAGATTTCCTATTTGGGTTTAAAGTAGTTGCCCTGATGGACAATCGGAGTAAACTTGCCCCAGCATTAGCTTCTCTAGCCTATTTTATCTGCGGAGCAAGCAGAGCATAGCAACTTGCTGTTCCTACTGTCACAGGGACACCGCATCAAAGAAGAGCCAGAAGACCATGGAGTCTGgtttcacatactcctgcactggttagaagtacttcaccatcatattaaactgtGCAGGTTTTTCCCTTGCTAGTAaacatgcaggggttaatctgttcagatgAAGCTCCTGGATCTTTTCTccctggattgtctcagctgttcagtgttggccactcagcTATATATGCTCGCTTCTGGC contains:
- the LOC143769027 gene encoding E3 ubiquitin-protein ligase RNF182-like, with translation MTSCDGDSLEPLLGPLELECKICYNGFDTRQHRPKVLGCDHRMCARCLKKMASNWTQSPPATICCPFCRQETALPEDLHLLPDDSGLLSKLSCHEWIHKRGCTVAPEVLLSPGDLCPNSSECLVITIMEVSDDTPEPGEQTPVLDILRVKISSSLAWLPGSCIPHCCGPCRPVPRILLGFLCLVYISSLPLGVYLMMTGHLLGIILVSLVPCTLILSLLCYCFCHELAACLAN